The Pantanalinema sp. genomic sequence CGTTGCCTATCGAAGCAAAGAGTTTCCGCCTGGATTCAGCCTCCGACAAGTCGAGGGCTACACGCTCAATCCTGCATGCGCCGGGTTCATTGGCCAGACAGGACTCCTTGTAGGAGACGAGGTTAGGAAGGTCGACCTCGATCCACCGAAAGTCCCGGGGCAAGGCAAGCCGATAGGGACGCGTGTCGAGTCCGGCAGCCAGGTTGACGACGGTATCGATCCCCCCCTCCGAGATACGGTCCAGGATCATCTTGTCGAACGATACCGTCCGAACGACCAGGGAGGACACCGTAGACCCACGCCCCTTGCTCATGGCCTCCTCGATGGCGGGTCCTCTCTCACCGGCAAGGCGCTTGGCCAGGTGATCGTTGAAGAGTGCGTCGGGGCGTTCGCTCTCCACGGCCCGACACCAGGCCGCCCAGCGGGCGGTATCTGAAATATCGCGGATGAGGGGGGAGCTGGAAGACACAGGTTCGGTCAAGGTAAGGCTCTCCATTCAAGAAGGGCCTTTTATCGTAGCTCACCTCAGAGTCCGATGGAAAGAAAGCGGCCAGCCCGTAGAAGCCAGGCTGGCCGTCTATTCTTTCCGCTTGCGAGGAGTCGGAGCGGCGGGAACGCTACCCCAACATTTATCACCTCCGCCAGACCTTCCGCCTGAGAGCTTCCGGGACCCAAGGTGCCGAATTCCAGCTCGTACCGGACAAGGCAAAAGGTCAGTTGGTCCAGCCCCCGCGTGTCACTCGTCTCGCAGCGGGACTAGCTGTTTTCCAAAAAGCGGCGTCACCCCCCAAGTAGGCCCAACTGCAAAGTGTCGAGATAAAAGGCAGGTCGTTCACGCTATGGGGACTGCGAGCACCGAGCATCAGAGCATGCAACCGGCAAGTAGGGTCGGTGCCGATCTCGACCATTGCACCCGAAGGTTCACGGCTACTACCTAAAGCTACTGGCAAACCGCCGTTAACGAGCTCACTCCTTCATCGTGCCAATCTCAAGTCGGATCGATGAGGTGGTGGTGACCGTCGTGTCTACCGCGCTGGGTGCAGGACCAGCCCTGTTCGACTCCCCGGGACTGTCGCAGCGCCGTTTCCGGCATGCCCGTGCCCATGTGCTCCATTGAATCCGAACGACTTGGCCACCTGGGGCCACGTCGCCGGTTGGAACATCACTTGGCGAACGGTCCGTCGGTCACGGGCTCGCCGAAAGCGGCCAGGGCCTTTTCCTTGTTGGGTAGGACCGACTTTACGGCCCCGTAGAGGCTACCCACCACGGCCCCGAGGGCGGCGAACGGAACCTCGATCGAACCGGGGCCAAGCATGGCCGAGAAGGTTTGCCGCCCGCCTTCCACGGGGCGGTTGATCTCGTCGTCTTTCTTGACGATCGTCACCGGCTCGCCGTTGATGGCATGCTTGCGGTCATGCAGGTTCAGCTTCGCGATTTCCTTCATCTCGCGCCCGGACGCGATGTAGAGGTCGCCTTTGTAGCTGAAAGCCAGGTCATCGGCGCCATTGAGGCGCATTGCCTTGAGCGCCTCGGCATCCTTGCCCTTTTGGACCTTGATCAACTGGTCGGGACGGAGCGCGAGGCTCGCGGAAGCCTGCCCGGCCAGGCTGGTCCAGGTCTGCGAAAGCTTCAAGTCAGAGCCCATGAGCGATCCTCCCGCCGAAAGGTGACACTGCGGCCGAAGCCGGGGACCGGCTGGCAACGGAGTTATCGAGCCGTTAGCTGGTCGGGATTCTTGTCGATAGTTTAAGATTTGTGGAAATATCAGCGAGGGTTTGGCGCGGGCAGCGCGATGGCCGGGGCCCGAGAAGGCCTTGGCAGTACTTTCGCTTTGCGCGGGCTCGACCGTTGAGTGGGCTTGGCGATGGCTCGCCGCTGATAGGCACAGCAACTTCACTCTCTATGGCTCGGGCTGCCCCCTCAATTGGGTTTCCCCCGGTTACGTGGACAGTCTTCCTTTTACTTTCGCGCGACCCACCTCAGCTTAGAGCCGGCGCTCCAAGGATTGCCGCTTGCTCTCGTAAGCCCTTCCAAGCCCCAATTCAAGGGCCAGATCGCAGAGGCTTAGCGCCTGCTCGATGTCGCCGGCATCTGCCAAGAGACCGATGCCTCGCTCACAAAAGCGCAATTCAGGCAGATAGGCTTTCAGATCGCGCTCTGCTTCCTCTTGCGCAGAAGGCAAGTAGCGCCGCGTGGCTTCGACCGCCCCAAGCGCCCGGTCCTCCTGGCCCACCAAGTAGCAGGCTTCTACGACGAAGTCATACGCGAAGAATTTCACCGCGTCGGGCAAGCTGTGCTGTACAGACACGACTTTCTCAAGGTAGCGCTGCGCTTCGGCGGGCCCATGGCTTGTCGCTTCTTGGTGACCGGTCCGAAGATCCTGAAGGATATCGGCAGGCGTCTTGCGCTTTGGCTCTTGGCGTCATGCAACAAAAGACAAATGCCCTGTCGCTAGAAGCACGACAGGACATTCATCTTGTTTCCCCCGGGTTAGCGGCGAGACCGTCAAGCCGGGTGACACACATGGTGCCACAACCGTCCAAGACCTGGTCCACAAGCTACTCCTGGTGGCGTAACTCGAGAGCAACTACCAACCTGTAGTCACGCGCTCCCGGCGCTTCACCCCTGCCGAGATTGCGACGGGGCGAGAACCTCGGTGGTGCACGGCGTGGCCTTGTCGTCGCCTGGGCTCTGGAAGAGGCAATCCTTCTCGTCGATGATGACCACGGCCGTGTGGCAGCGGGGGCAGAACAGGTTCTTGGCGTCCGTGGTGAAGGTGAGACGGCTTTTGCACTTTGGGCAGATGCTGCCGCTGACCTTGCGGCGGCCCTTCTTCCTGGCGGTGAGGTCCATAACTCCGGGCAAGTAGAGGTCGATGTCCTCGGGGAAGCTCAGAAACATGTCGTACTTCAAGTCGGTGGGGATGGATACTTCGAGGATGCCGATCCCGACGAGCAATATGGGCGTGATGTGGGCGGCGGGGTACTTCTTAAGTTCATTCAAGGGCTTGAAGCCGAGGACATCCTCTTCAAGGTTCATGATGGGGCAGTCGAAGGCAGTCTTGTTGCGGTAGAGGTTGATCTCGATGAGGTCCGGACCGAAGTCCATGACCTCATCGAAGTCGATGGGTGAGGCCCAGGACCTCACGTCGTAACCCGCCACGCTCAAGGGTCCTGCCGTCAGCCTCGCCAGGGCTAAGAAGTCGTCCAGGATGGCAATCTTGGCCACTCGCCCCTCCCCTCTCGTCGCTTGGTCCTTACGGTTCGACTTGCACCATACTGGCCCGTTCCAGTGAGAAAGTCATCGGACGGGCTAGCTCTCCCCCCCCCCACACACACAGATCGCTGTGATGTGCCTCCTGTCTAGGTGGCCTGACACCTAAAAACTGATTCAGCCAGAAAAAGTAGTGCCCTCATCCAATTGATAGCAAAAAGAAAGATGGCCAGCCCGTAGAAGCCAGGCTGGCCATCTATTCTATCCGCTTGCGCGGAGTCGGAGCGGCGGGATTCGAACCCACGACCCCCACTACCCCAAAGTGGTGCGCTACCAAGCTGCGCTACGCCCCGAAATGTCTCTCGGAAATTTGTTAACCGTTCGGTTAACTGGGGTTATGCTTGGCTTGACCAAGCAAATTAAATATAACAAACCGTGCGCCGATTGGCAAGGGGGTATTGAGAGGAAATTCAGAAGTTGCCTCGACTTTACGGGGGATTCACCCTGGAAAACCTCATGGGGACAGGGGTTGAGTTCGATCGCCTTCGAAGGCCGGATCTTCCAGCACATCCGCATGCTCGCCCGGTGCCAGGATGCGGGCGCGCAGGTCAGGCACCGAGAGGGGCCTGGAGTGCGTCGCGCGTCCCATCGGGCGAGCGAGCGTCACCGTCCCCTTCCCGATGACCTCGGCCTTTCCGTCGGACGTCAGGATCAAGGCCGTCCCTGGATCGATCCCGATGCCCAGGGCCGGCGCG encodes the following:
- a CDS encoding SAM-dependent methyltransferase, with amino-acid sequence MTEPVSSSSPLIRDISDTARWAAWCRAVESERPDALFNDHLAKRLAGERGPAIEEAMSKGRGSTVSSLVVRTVSFDKMILDRISEGGIDTVVNLAAGLDTRPYRLALPRDFRWIEVDLPNLVSYKESCLANEPGACRIERVALDLSEAESRRKLFASIGNASNGVLVLTEGLLLYLDLAMVTELAIDLAGVPGYQTWLTDLLHPAMLPFVVRSWNTQEAGSANVPRFAPEGGAEFFQPYGWTLHHWVSALEEAERLNRPITPAGATLTDAQREASRTMNTYVRLDRARTSSRHTDRFRQAMAGGTILAAPPNQGKGAC